The DNA sequence ttcctgttttttaaaaagtgcttattCAGAACTTTGCATCTATAAACGTGTTGGGGAAGGGGAGCATACATACACTTCCATAATAGTTCATTAGCCAAGAGATTTAATTCAGCACCAAATTAGCCCACTTCATAAGTACATCAATTCACTTAGTAGcagggaacaaaagaaatgtatcTGGACGCTTTTTAATGTAAGCCTTTCCAACTGGGAGCAATAAATGTAGAGAGGGCAACAGTGATTCGCAGAAACTcaggctatatttacactagcctcttcctttctgaaggggcatggtaacgagcaaattgggaagatgctaatggggcacataatgtagatgggggccttttgaaaggaccccccgaacttcaaaagtctcttcttcctatttggttttaggaaggtgGGGCTTCTGACATCTGGGggcgcctttcgaaaggaccccatctacatgggcagagcgcgtttcaaaagcagcactttcgaatcacgtgtggctgccattatgctaatgaggtactgcatatccagggctagtgtagacacagcctcagagtatAGTCATTCTGCTATTTTGTGATAGATAGTGTGATGATGACTGAAGCCATCTATGTGACAGTGCAATAAAGGTATCTGTGAAAAATATGCCTGTAACTGATACTAAAATAATGGTAGAAAGTTAATAGGACTTAATCCTGCTTAGGTTGCTAACACAGGTGAAATCCAGGTCTACTGAATTTCTGTGTAGttaagagggaagacaaaaaactTTCTTCCTAagcttttctgtcctctttcttctaaccttGCACCCTTCACGCAgaaaagagtgggtggagggccagttgtgaatacagactgtgcacagaaactATGTTatgccctcccctcagcaactctcttttttcacaGACTTTACCATCTACTCTTTATTCATGTTTTTCATTGTCCCTTTattattttcaggggtcagaGGCAATCAAGGGAGCAGGGAcggtcagtgggtggccagctgagaacacagactgcGCACAGAAGCTGGAtagtggactgggaagccaaataccttcccttcagcaactctcttttttcaaaagctttgttaGCAATTCTCTCTTCAagtttttcattgtccctgtgttgatcagatgcaatcaagggaaggggaggacAGTCAGTGCacagccagctgagaagacatgcacttgctgatttttataaaatccttgacaattcagttgcagaagaaagagatttctgtcaaCTTTGTCATCTTTGCTAATGtcttacttttccttctttctgactggaaaaatggatgtttgcttaccataggagggcaatgcagtgtgggaagatgatgtcaaataccagcaaacatacccagaatgctatagggatgagggaactgtgggataggttcccacagtatagagctgcaacagttgatgtttgccaattgagtgtggctgcaataagttgactttgtgaggatggtcaaatttgaatttataaaatccagtgttacaaaatcaatattaataaattcatatgtatctcatagcgtagatgtagcctaaaagagAATGTTCAGGAAGTCAATAAATTGTTGAATGGAGCATTAAGTACAGGCTGGGTGAATAGTATTGATGACTATGTACAATATTAGATTGCTCTAGGGTAAACTTTTTTGGCCTGGCTGTTGAAAATAGAACAGCTGattgcagctgcagccccacttcTTGTAAATGACTTCTAACATAACAGAATTAGTGAGATCACAGCCTCACCTGATCATGAAGCTATGTTTATCACTCAGGATTCTTATATTAAGCCTCTGCCTACCATTCTGACTCAGTTAACTGCGTTCTCTGAGCAGCTGTGTAGTTAACAAATAGGGCTGACTAATGTAACATTTCTACAGCAGCAAGCTATGGAAATCAGGCTGCTGTTACAAGAAAAAaagggctgtttttgttttgaaaaaaggtgctGAAACCTTATATATCAGCTCAATTATTCAATTAATATCATAGGACTGAGTAGAATTAGACAATTCCAGGCACTTGGCTCTTAACAACAGAGACATGAACATTCCACCCCAAAACCTTTGTTTTTTGCCTATGCTTAGCATCACAGGGGGACCACAGACATTCCCGTAagcattaaaacattttttctaatGCTATTCTAAGACCATTTGTCCGTACTCATGATAAATGTTACAATCCTCCCCAAACAAGGCAACCTTGGCAGATTTGGGGAGCACTGTTCAAATTCCTCTCTAGCATTTTACCAAATTAACTGTTGTCTCCACTTTACATCCACAGCtgtggtgtgtggggagggaataTTGGAGCCAAACCCACTGAGGCATGGGGGTAAGTGCTTGTAATGTACTGAGCTGTATTTGTTTGTAAGATTTGAAatgtttgtgtgtatatgtggTAGTTCCACTGCTGTCTGCAGAAAATATTGGCATTCATAAACCACTACGTATAAAACCCCATCAAGATCATAAAACAAGGGATTTTGCAACTGAcaggacaaaaaacaaaacaacaacaaaaaactttGGGCTGGAATCTGGATCTTTTCACTGCTCCTGCAGTGAGCAGACATGTAAACTGACACAAATGCTAGTAAGCTCTTTTGAGACACCTTCGCACCCCCAGCTGAGAAGGCATGCTGGAAGTTGGAGGTGCATGCTACTATGGGAATTCAGGTGGTGCTGTGGAGTGGCCCAAAGTCAGCTCTAAGAGAGGGGGACCATTTGCTCCTCTGCTTTATATTGGGAGACATCCCATTTCATGATGAAACCCAGGGTTAAAAATGGTGCCAAGCTATGTTCCCTGGAAGCTTATGCTGCTGCTCAGCAGGAATTtacatgccacccagctgattagtttAGCAGGAATTTAGCTcttaaactaattttaaaatgaagaaaacagtTTGTTTCAGAAAGAGGCCACAGAGAAAGAAAGCCTAAATTTGCATCACCATCACCACAAGGAAGGTGAGTTTAGACCCCATAATTATTAGCGTACTCTTTGTACTTCAGCAAACCAACATTAGAAGAACTGAGTCAGAATTCAAgaaccatccccccacccccagtgcctccACTACACCATCAGCTTCTTTTTTATCTGGTGTTAGGCAAGTGTCACATATTTGAGTTCTGATGGGTTAAGATACTACAAAATCAGCTGGCTACCAACCTGCTTGGCAGCCTTTGTCTTCCAAAGACTTTTTGCTACCTAGCCCATCTCCTCTGCAAGCACGCTACCTTTATCCGTTATTTTCTGCTACCTTACAAGCCAATCAGTACTTTTGCAATTTACAAGTTTTTCACAGCTGATGTAAGAAGCCTGCTTTTGGTAACTGCTTCCAATTTCAGAATTAAATAGACTTGGTGTGTGTCAATACCCCTCTCTCCCCTCGTTGTGGGAACTCCGCTAGAGAAGGAGACactagggccgtttctacacatgccactttcttcaaaaacgacatgctaataaatggcctgaaatatgctaatgaggcacagatgcaaattccctgtagctcattagcataaggtcacatgatttggagtccaaaagatgctcttccagactccaaaatgccatttagaagcacagcccccagggggtcttccggaaggaagtcctccttccagaggccccttcttcccaaaacttttcaggaagcaagggcctctggaagaaggacttccttccggaagaccccctgggggctgtgcttctaaacggtgttttggagtccggaagaacgtcttccagactccaaatcacgtgaccttatgctaatgaggtgtggggaatttgcatctgtgccttattagcatatttcagtgcatttattagcatgtgtagaaaccaCCTAGAGGCGCATCCACACTTGCGTCTttcaagaggcatgcaaatgaggtatttgcatattatttcaaaaaagcttctttcaaaagaaggacgccagtgtagatactgctcttttAAAGTAAACCCATCTGCGAAAGAATCATCCTTCCTTTCATTTATttccccattaaataaaggggagaaggattcttttgaagatgggtttacgtTCGAAAGAACAgtttctacactggctttcttctttggaaagaagctcttttgaaataatatgcaaataggtgccaaatatgcaaatgtatacttCATTTgaatacctcttttgaaagaggaatgcaagcatataCACAGATGCGATGGAGGATTATAAATCCAAGAAAACAGCTTTagcacagcagctgtggcagtgttAAGGGAATCAAGCTATACTGTTAAATTTGTGTATTTGACTTTTTTCTAAGCTTGTGCTTTGGCACTTTCACATCCTTAATTTTTTGGGGTATTATCTTGAAGCTAAAATagtattaaatataaaatacacCCCACAGTCAGTTAGCAGTAACTCCTAAAAAGGTAAATTACAGTACTGTAAGAGGTTTCAGTCTCTAAACCCTTTAAGGACTTTGTGTCTGTACACTGTTAATGATCTAACACATTGATATGAATAGCTCTGTGCTACCTTTCAAATTATCTGGTGCATTCTGTTATGTAAACAAACGTTTCATAATTCTCAAGAATGCATACAAGCATTTGGGAAAGCCCTAGGCTAGGGAAATAGCATGTGGATGGAtttaaagaacaaaaagcagtaaagtgcaGGAGTACAGACaaacagctatctctctgttacttcttgAAGAAGAGACTGTCATGGACTTAACAGGCTCTGAATGGGAGGCCAGGCAACACGTGCATAATAGCCTTGTGGGAGCTAGACAGATTGTCTATGCAGCATTCCAGAAGTTACTAATGCAATTATCAACTTGAAAGAGAAGCTGGGATGTTCAAAAGAACCTACAGGTACCAGGTACCCAAGTTtcactgaggccttgtctacagtaACCCCTGCTGTCAGTGTAATCTATGTGATTTCAGCTGTACCAATATTGGCACAGCTGAAGTCCATGCACTTACCCCTTTGTCTTGCAAGCAGTAAGGTCATTGGAGTGtctgctctcccatcaacagaCTCGTCCTCTAATCCTGATAGAATCCCAGCATTGACAGGAGTGCAGTCAAGATAGATTTATCATGTAAGCAGACAAATTGATGGCCAATGGATTGATCACCGCAGTATTTATCTCCAGTGGAGTCCAGCCATGACATACAATGGCAACTCACCTCTGAGGTGCCTTTGAATGTAAATCCAGCCCATTCTGATCTAGGGCTGATCTCCATGGATTACCAGTGATCCTCAAACCACTTCATAGTGAGTCTCCGAATCTGACCACATTGGCAAATTTTTCTATAGATTTAAAAAACCCACCACCCCCTCAGCTGTCGGAGTGTACTCATACCCTCTGTGAAGTGTCATTTCTGTACTGCTTGATTTTCTTCACTAATGTTCATGTGGTTTGGTTCTTTAAGACAGCAGCTTCTTGCTTACAGTCTTGGACTTTTATACAAAAATTTCCACAAAGTTAGACTAACCAAAGACAGAAAATTACCCCAGACAAGGGATATCCTAGAAGCACTCCTTCACAAATCATGCAGAATACACCCATGCATACTGTGGGGGCAGTTTCAAGAATATTTGCTCTTTGAACTAGCTTGTATTTCTTCAGCTCCCTTGCCCTTTCCTTCTCAGTACTAAAATTAAGCCTGGACAGCATCAAACCTTTGAACACAGATGGATCAACTATTTCTAGCTCTCTAAATACTATCTGTGAATGGCAAATTAAAGATCTACTAAATCCTCCAAAAACCTCACTCCTTTTGTGAAATGAGGCCTCAAAACATACTCCGTGGGTTTCTCTTAGCAAGGGGGTCAAAATTCCACCACTCCTGTAGAGTACAGTGGAGCTGGGAAGAATCCAACAGAGACCCAGACAGTGTATTCTCTCATTTTTGTTTTAGATTAGATGCTCCTTGGCCCAGGTAGCAACTTTGTCTTTGTGTGCTGCTAGTAGACAAGTTATTGGACCATctcctcagctggggtaaatcagTTACGCTTTTTGACTAGCTTGGATTATCATGATTTAGCCCAGCTAGGAACCTGGTCAATTGTCAGCTCCTGTAAACCCAGAAAACCAACAATACCAGAGATGCtacctttttaaaaactttcacaATAAAGTTTATTACatgattttcattaaaaatattataaaatagaaTATTCTGCCCAGCAGAAAAATAATGCCAGCGTTTAAAAACCCTGGGTTTGTGCAAACAGTTTGTGTAAACATAAGAAGTCAAGTGTTCAGGTTCCATTCCAAAATACAGTAAATTGCTACAAAAATAAATTTGGTCACTCAGATTAAAAAACTGCAGAGATCTTCAcacttctctcacacacacacacacagagttaatgCTGTACTTATATTTGAAATGGGAAAGATTTCAGGTAGTCCTTTAAAACTGGATTGAGAGGGATGTGGTTTAAATTCTCTCTCCCAAACGTTGCCACGATGCTTTTCCGGCAGAGCTCCTGCAATGGCCGTAAACGGACTTTGCGTAGTGGGGTGACCAGCACCTTCCTAGGGGAGCTTATATAATGTTCCAGTAGCTTAAAGAGACAGTCAAAACTCTCCTTACTGCCATCCAAGCTGAAACGCCCAGCCTGGAAGTTTATTCGGATGCTGGTGGGTCCTGTAGCAGTCTTAACACTGATGGCAAAGAAGCAATTTTTTTGTCTACTGTCCCTGAGAAGGAAGGTGCCCTCAGGCTCAGATTTCAGCTTCTCATGCGCAGCACTGACTGTCAGTGGGCCCCAGTAGAAGCCACATGCATCCAGCAGGGCGCTTGCTCGAGTGATGCTACTGAAATCCGCCTGTGAGCGGAAGGTTCGGAAGTGTGTGTCACTCTGTGTCTGCACAGTGTTGGACCGAGCCGGGCCATGGTAACCTCTAGGCTGAGAGCGATCCTGTGCTGGAGGGTCAAGTCGACATCTTGCGTCTGCTGCAACTGCATTATCTGCTGCCACCTTACTGTGCGCTACCATCCTACAGACTAGACCAGCGGATGTGGTCTTCCATAGCGTCCGTGGCCAGGGCGGTGCAGCTCTCCAGCGGCTATTCTGAAATTCCAAAAGAGAACTAAATATTAGACCATcagagaaggaagagggagaaaggggCCCTCGGCCTATGCAAATTAAGTGACAGTCATCCATTCACATCCCTCAGCTTTCTTTTATTAGGGAGCATTTATCCTGTTGATTTACACCCAGGAAACAACCAATTAAACATTCCTTTCTGGCCAGGTTAGCTATCCATTGCTCTTGGAGCATGTGAAGCTCAGAAGTATACAGCCAGGGAAACAGTTACAAATAATGCATTTCTATGACTAACAGTAGGAAAACTGCAATGGATTGAGTTGACTGATAGAAGTCATTTAAAGTGTATTTTCTGCAAATAGTGTTCTCCATCACTTTCTTAAACTTGCATAAAAACCACTGAAAATAGAGCCACTGATTTGCTCACTCCCCTCTCCCAGACAGACATCTGAGATCAGACTGCATGGTTTGTTGCATTCTGTGAAAAAGAGAAAGTGGCTAACGGAAATTTAAACTCCGCAGCTGGGTATAAGTCCACAGAAAGTGGATGGAATTAGTAGAAATGGCATTGTGTAATTCAAATGTGAACAGTAGTGCAGCTTGTATCACTGCCAAGTTACACATAATCCTAAACCTGCTTTCCTTTCTTCAATAAGCTGGTGAACCTGCCATAAAAAAGTCTGTTTTCCACGCTTTGTTGCCCCTGGATCACAGGGGTACCACCTCACTGAGCCTACACAAAGCAGCCTCTAAGAACCCTTAAAGAGTTATTCCTCTGCCTGTCTCTTTTTGTATTGCATGCACTTTAACTTACCCAATCTAAATTGCTTCCTATTGACAGATCTTTCAGCACcaagggccaaattcatcccttgtGTAATTCCTTTGAAATAAGCATCAATGTACCAGCAATTAATTTGCCCTCCAACGTCTATCTCGACAGCATGGTTCGATAcatctctgctggctgccttgacCTTACTGGCATGCATAGATTTTAGGATTTATCCCTACTGTCAGTTATAGATCTGCACTGGCAGATTGTCGAGAAAGTGCAAGGTATTCTCAGAAACGAATCCCCACAGCTGTCTCACATGTACACAACAAGATACCGACAGCAATTAACTGGATTCCTGTCTCTGTGACAGCCAGACAGTGGAGTTGTTTCATTTACTGAGGGAAATAGCAGTAATGAAGCCAGCCATTAGCAGGTAACTTAAGACAAGCGAAGGACAGCTAGGTTCTCTTGACCCTGAGACACTGGTGTCAGCTTTTCCAACTCTCGGCTAAGGATCACTAGTCAGTGCCAGAGACAAGACACGCTGCAGGGGAACGGCTCTACTCTGA is a window from the Carettochelys insculpta isolate YL-2023 chromosome 16, ASM3395843v1, whole genome shotgun sequence genome containing:
- the SOCS1 gene encoding suppressor of cytokine signaling 1 — encoded protein: MVAHSKVAADNAVAADARCRLDPPAQDRSQPRGYHGPARSNTVQTQSDTHFRTFRSQADFSSITRASALLDACGFYWGPLTVSAAHEKLKSEPEGTFLLRDSRQKNCFFAISVKTATGPTSIRINFQAGRFSLDGSKESFDCLFKLLEHYISSPRKVLVTPLRKVRLRPLQELCRKSIVATFGRENLNHIPLNPVLKDYLKSFPFQI